One region of Triticum aestivum cultivar Chinese Spring chromosome 6B, IWGSC CS RefSeq v2.1, whole genome shotgun sequence genomic DNA includes:
- the LOC123137255 gene encoding transcription factor E2FA isoform X4 has protein sequence MSGGGRPPAAQKILQSLRPPPVFSTPSRPPFASPDDYHRFHAPTTPSATGSGGIGAGGVGGDIDEGLVIRTQLKRKATREENNAAESSDCMIVTTGVTGNPLLTPVSGKAVKNSKSKTKNNKAGPQTPTPNVGSPLNPSTPAGTCRYDSSLGLLTKKFINLLKQAEDGILDLNNAAETLEVQKRRIYDITNVLEGIGLIEKTLKNRIRWKGLDDSGVELDDGLSGLQTEVENLNLQEQALDERISDMREKLRGLTEDENSQRWLYVTEDDIKGLPCFQNETLIAIKAPHGTTLEVPDPDEAGDYLQRRYRIVLRSTLGPIDVYLVSQFDDGFENLGGAATPPRHTNVPKSGPCEDLHATNATQSSKSINVEYNIQHRQNTPQDPSSSNDYGGMTRIIPSDVNTDADYWLLTEGDVSITDMWETAQVQWDTAVFLPEDVSTPHAHHRPRMQVPSMDQP, from the exons ATGTCGGGGGGCGGCAGGCCGCCGGCTGCGCAGAAAATCCTGCAGTCGCTGCGCCCGCCCCCGGTGTTCTCCACGCCGTCGCGGCCTCCCTTCGCCTCACCCGATGACTACCACCGCTTTCATGCGCCGACTACCCCTTCTGCCACCGGCTCCGGCGGCATCGGCGCCGGTGGTGTTGGCGGCGATATTGATGAGGGGCTTGTTATACGGACGCAG CTAAAAAGAAAAGCCACACGTGAAGAAAATAATGCGGCTGAGTCGAGTGACTGTATGATTGTCACCACTGGAGTTACTGGCAATCCGCTACTCACCCCAGTGTCCGGAAAAGCTGTTAAGAATTCTAAATCAAAGACTAAGAACAATAAAGCTGGGCCTCAGACACCTACGCCAAATGTTG GCTCACCACTCAATCCATCAACTCCTGCTGGTACTTGCCGCTATGACAGTTCGTTAG GACTTCTGACAAAGAAGTTCATCAATTTGCTGAAGCAAGCTGAGGATGGCATTCTAGATTTGAATAATGCTGCAGAAACACTAGAG GTTCAAAAGCGACGCATATATGACATCACAAATGTCCTCGAAGGAATTGGTCTTATAGAAAAGACACTTAAAAACAGAATTCGTTGGAA GGGCTTGGATGATTCAGGAGTGGAATTAGATGATGGCCTTTCAGGTTTGCAG ACAGAAGTTGAAAATCTTAATTTGCAGGAGCAAGCCTTAGATGAGCGTATAAG TGATATGCGCGAAAAGCTAAGGGGGTTAACGGAAGATGAGAACAGTCAAAG ATGGCTCTATGTGACGGAAGATGATATCAAGGGATTACCCTGCTTTCAG AATGAAACTCTAATTGCAATAAAAGCTCCTCATGGTACTACACTTGAAGTACCAGATCCTGACGAG GCTGGTGATTATCTCCAGAGGAGATACAGAATCGTATTAAGAAGTACCCTGGGTCCAATAGATGTTTACTTAGTTAG TCAATTTGACGATGGATTTGAGAATTTGGGTGGTGCTGCAACACCTCCAAGGCATACAAATGTCCCAAAATCTGGACCTTGTGAAGACTTACATGCAACAAACGCTACACAAAGCAGCAAATCAATCAATGTGGAATATAATATTCAGCACAGGCAGAATACTCCACAAGATCCTAGTTCTTCAAATGATTATGGAGGGATGACAAGGATAATCCCGTCAGATGTTAAT ACTGATGCTGATTACTGGCTCCTAACAGAGGGTGACGTTAGTATTACTGACATGTGGGAAACAGCAC AAGTGCAGTGGGACACCGCTGTGTTTTTACCCGAAGATGTTAGCACCCCACATGCACATCATAGACCGCGGATGCAGGTTCCAAGCATGGATCAACCATAA
- the LOC123137255 gene encoding transcription factor E2FA isoform X3, with the protein MSGGGRPPAAQKILQSLRPPPVFSTPSRPPFASPDDYHRFHAPTTPSATGSGGIGAGGVGGDIDEGLVIRTQLKRKATREENNAAESSDCMIVTTGVTGNPLLTPVSGKAVKNSKSKTKNNKAGPQTPTPNVGSPLNPSTPAGTCRYDSSLGLLTKKFINLLKQAEDGILDLNNAAETLEVQKRRIYDITNVLEGIGLIEKTLKNRIRWKGLDDSGVELDDGLSGLQTEVENLNLQEQALDERISDMREKLRGLTEDENSQRWLYVTEDDIKGLPCFQNETLIAIKAPHGTTLEVPDPDEAGDYLQRRYRIVLRSTLGPIDVYLVSQFDDGFENLGGAATPPRHTNVPKSGPCEDLHATNATQSSKSINVEYNIQHRQNTPQDPSSSNDYGGMTRIIPSDVNTDADYWLLTEGDVSITDMWETAPEVQWDTAVFLPEDVSTPHAHHRPRMQVPSMDQP; encoded by the exons ATGTCGGGGGGCGGCAGGCCGCCGGCTGCGCAGAAAATCCTGCAGTCGCTGCGCCCGCCCCCGGTGTTCTCCACGCCGTCGCGGCCTCCCTTCGCCTCACCCGATGACTACCACCGCTTTCATGCGCCGACTACCCCTTCTGCCACCGGCTCCGGCGGCATCGGCGCCGGTGGTGTTGGCGGCGATATTGATGAGGGGCTTGTTATACGGACGCAG CTAAAAAGAAAAGCCACACGTGAAGAAAATAATGCGGCTGAGTCGAGTGACTGTATGATTGTCACCACTGGAGTTACTGGCAATCCGCTACTCACCCCAGTGTCCGGAAAAGCTGTTAAGAATTCTAAATCAAAGACTAAGAACAATAAAGCTGGGCCTCAGACACCTACGCCAAATGTTG GCTCACCACTCAATCCATCAACTCCTGCTGGTACTTGCCGCTATGACAGTTCGTTAG GACTTCTGACAAAGAAGTTCATCAATTTGCTGAAGCAAGCTGAGGATGGCATTCTAGATTTGAATAATGCTGCAGAAACACTAGAG GTTCAAAAGCGACGCATATATGACATCACAAATGTCCTCGAAGGAATTGGTCTTATAGAAAAGACACTTAAAAACAGAATTCGTTGGAA GGGCTTGGATGATTCAGGAGTGGAATTAGATGATGGCCTTTCAGGTTTGCAG ACAGAAGTTGAAAATCTTAATTTGCAGGAGCAAGCCTTAGATGAGCGTATAAG TGATATGCGCGAAAAGCTAAGGGGGTTAACGGAAGATGAGAACAGTCAAAG ATGGCTCTATGTGACGGAAGATGATATCAAGGGATTACCCTGCTTTCAG AATGAAACTCTAATTGCAATAAAAGCTCCTCATGGTACTACACTTGAAGTACCAGATCCTGACGAG GCTGGTGATTATCTCCAGAGGAGATACAGAATCGTATTAAGAAGTACCCTGGGTCCAATAGATGTTTACTTAGTTAG TCAATTTGACGATGGATTTGAGAATTTGGGTGGTGCTGCAACACCTCCAAGGCATACAAATGTCCCAAAATCTGGACCTTGTGAAGACTTACATGCAACAAACGCTACACAAAGCAGCAAATCAATCAATGTGGAATATAATATTCAGCACAGGCAGAATACTCCACAAGATCCTAGTTCTTCAAATGATTATGGAGGGATGACAAGGATAATCCCGTCAGATGTTAAT ACTGATGCTGATTACTGGCTCCTAACAGAGGGTGACGTTAGTATTACTGACATGTGGGAAACAGCAC CAGAAGTGCAGTGGGACACCGCTGTGTTTTTACCCGAAGATGTTAGCACCCCACATGCACATCATAGACCGCGGATGCAGGTTCCAAGCATGGATCAACCATAA
- the LOC123137255 gene encoding transcription factor E2FB isoform X1 codes for MSGGGRPPAAQKILQSLRPPPVFSTPSRPPFASPDDYHRFHAPTTPSATGSGGIGAGGVGGDIDEGLVIRTQLKRKATREENNAAESSDCMIVTTGVTGNPLLTPVSGKAVKNSKSKTKNNKAGPQTPTPNVGSPLNPSTPAGTCRYDSSLGLLTKKFINLLKQAEDGILDLNNAAETLEVQKRRIYDITNVLEGIGLIEKTLKNRIRWKGLDDSGVELDDGLSGLQTEVENLNLQEQALDERISDMREKLRGLTEDENSQRWLYVTEDDIKGLPCFQVCYSTYMGELSCGARLTDVGRAARSSRRPHQNETLIAIKAPHGTTLEVPDPDEAGDYLQRRYRIVLRSTLGPIDVYLVSQFDDGFENLGGAATPPRHTNVPKSGPCEDLHATNATQSSKSINVEYNIQHRQNTPQDPSSSNDYGGMTRIIPSDVNTDADYWLLTEGDVSITDMWETAPEVQWDTAVFLPEDVSTPHAHHRPRMQVPSMDQP; via the exons ATGTCGGGGGGCGGCAGGCCGCCGGCTGCGCAGAAAATCCTGCAGTCGCTGCGCCCGCCCCCGGTGTTCTCCACGCCGTCGCGGCCTCCCTTCGCCTCACCCGATGACTACCACCGCTTTCATGCGCCGACTACCCCTTCTGCCACCGGCTCCGGCGGCATCGGCGCCGGTGGTGTTGGCGGCGATATTGATGAGGGGCTTGTTATACGGACGCAG CTAAAAAGAAAAGCCACACGTGAAGAAAATAATGCGGCTGAGTCGAGTGACTGTATGATTGTCACCACTGGAGTTACTGGCAATCCGCTACTCACCCCAGTGTCCGGAAAAGCTGTTAAGAATTCTAAATCAAAGACTAAGAACAATAAAGCTGGGCCTCAGACACCTACGCCAAATGTTG GCTCACCACTCAATCCATCAACTCCTGCTGGTACTTGCCGCTATGACAGTTCGTTAG GACTTCTGACAAAGAAGTTCATCAATTTGCTGAAGCAAGCTGAGGATGGCATTCTAGATTTGAATAATGCTGCAGAAACACTAGAG GTTCAAAAGCGACGCATATATGACATCACAAATGTCCTCGAAGGAATTGGTCTTATAGAAAAGACACTTAAAAACAGAATTCGTTGGAA GGGCTTGGATGATTCAGGAGTGGAATTAGATGATGGCCTTTCAGGTTTGCAG ACAGAAGTTGAAAATCTTAATTTGCAGGAGCAAGCCTTAGATGAGCGTATAAG TGATATGCGCGAAAAGCTAAGGGGGTTAACGGAAGATGAGAACAGTCAAAG ATGGCTCTATGTGACGGAAGATGATATCAAGGGATTACCCTGCTTTCAGGTCTGCTACTCTACTTACATGGGTGAACTGTCATGTGGGGCACGTCTTACAGACGTGGGCCGCGCGGCCAGGAGCAGCCGACGGCCGCATCAG AATGAAACTCTAATTGCAATAAAAGCTCCTCATGGTACTACACTTGAAGTACCAGATCCTGACGAG GCTGGTGATTATCTCCAGAGGAGATACAGAATCGTATTAAGAAGTACCCTGGGTCCAATAGATGTTTACTTAGTTAG TCAATTTGACGATGGATTTGAGAATTTGGGTGGTGCTGCAACACCTCCAAGGCATACAAATGTCCCAAAATCTGGACCTTGTGAAGACTTACATGCAACAAACGCTACACAAAGCAGCAAATCAATCAATGTGGAATATAATATTCAGCACAGGCAGAATACTCCACAAGATCCTAGTTCTTCAAATGATTATGGAGGGATGACAAGGATAATCCCGTCAGATGTTAAT ACTGATGCTGATTACTGGCTCCTAACAGAGGGTGACGTTAGTATTACTGACATGTGGGAAACAGCAC CAGAAGTGCAGTGGGACACCGCTGTGTTTTTACCCGAAGATGTTAGCACCCCACATGCACATCATAGACCGCGGATGCAGGTTCCAAGCATGGATCAACCATAA
- the LOC123137255 gene encoding transcription factor E2FB isoform X2, which yields MSGGGRPPAAQKILQSLRPPPVFSTPSRPPFASPDDYHRFHAPTTPSATGSGGIGAGGVGGDIDEGLVIRTQLKRKATREENNAAESSDCMIVTTGVTGNPLLTPVSGKAVKNSKSKTKNNKAGPQTPTPNVGSPLNPSTPAGTCRYDSSLGLLTKKFINLLKQAEDGILDLNNAAETLEVQKRRIYDITNVLEGIGLIEKTLKNRIRWKGLDDSGVELDDGLSGLQTEVENLNLQEQALDERISDMREKLRGLTEDENSQRWLYVTEDDIKGLPCFQVCYSTYMGELSCGARLTDVGRAARSSRRPHQNETLIAIKAPHGTTLEVPDPDEAGDYLQRRYRIVLRSTLGPIDVYLVSQFDDGFENLGGAATPPRHTNVPKSGPCEDLHATNATQSSKSINVEYNIQHRQNTPQDPSSSNDYGGMTRIIPSDVNTDADYWLLTEGDVSITDMWETAQVQWDTAVFLPEDVSTPHAHHRPRMQVPSMDQP from the exons ATGTCGGGGGGCGGCAGGCCGCCGGCTGCGCAGAAAATCCTGCAGTCGCTGCGCCCGCCCCCGGTGTTCTCCACGCCGTCGCGGCCTCCCTTCGCCTCACCCGATGACTACCACCGCTTTCATGCGCCGACTACCCCTTCTGCCACCGGCTCCGGCGGCATCGGCGCCGGTGGTGTTGGCGGCGATATTGATGAGGGGCTTGTTATACGGACGCAG CTAAAAAGAAAAGCCACACGTGAAGAAAATAATGCGGCTGAGTCGAGTGACTGTATGATTGTCACCACTGGAGTTACTGGCAATCCGCTACTCACCCCAGTGTCCGGAAAAGCTGTTAAGAATTCTAAATCAAAGACTAAGAACAATAAAGCTGGGCCTCAGACACCTACGCCAAATGTTG GCTCACCACTCAATCCATCAACTCCTGCTGGTACTTGCCGCTATGACAGTTCGTTAG GACTTCTGACAAAGAAGTTCATCAATTTGCTGAAGCAAGCTGAGGATGGCATTCTAGATTTGAATAATGCTGCAGAAACACTAGAG GTTCAAAAGCGACGCATATATGACATCACAAATGTCCTCGAAGGAATTGGTCTTATAGAAAAGACACTTAAAAACAGAATTCGTTGGAA GGGCTTGGATGATTCAGGAGTGGAATTAGATGATGGCCTTTCAGGTTTGCAG ACAGAAGTTGAAAATCTTAATTTGCAGGAGCAAGCCTTAGATGAGCGTATAAG TGATATGCGCGAAAAGCTAAGGGGGTTAACGGAAGATGAGAACAGTCAAAG ATGGCTCTATGTGACGGAAGATGATATCAAGGGATTACCCTGCTTTCAGGTCTGCTACTCTACTTACATGGGTGAACTGTCATGTGGGGCACGTCTTACAGACGTGGGCCGCGCGGCCAGGAGCAGCCGACGGCCGCATCAG AATGAAACTCTAATTGCAATAAAAGCTCCTCATGGTACTACACTTGAAGTACCAGATCCTGACGAG GCTGGTGATTATCTCCAGAGGAGATACAGAATCGTATTAAGAAGTACCCTGGGTCCAATAGATGTTTACTTAGTTAG TCAATTTGACGATGGATTTGAGAATTTGGGTGGTGCTGCAACACCTCCAAGGCATACAAATGTCCCAAAATCTGGACCTTGTGAAGACTTACATGCAACAAACGCTACACAAAGCAGCAAATCAATCAATGTGGAATATAATATTCAGCACAGGCAGAATACTCCACAAGATCCTAGTTCTTCAAATGATTATGGAGGGATGACAAGGATAATCCCGTCAGATGTTAAT ACTGATGCTGATTACTGGCTCCTAACAGAGGGTGACGTTAGTATTACTGACATGTGGGAAACAGCAC AAGTGCAGTGGGACACCGCTGTGTTTTTACCCGAAGATGTTAGCACCCCACATGCACATCATAGACCGCGGATGCAGGTTCCAAGCATGGATCAACCATAA